tgaatttttttttttgaattatacttttaataCTCAATCTGTCTGATTGAACCTTATAGAGATTTAATCATGTAAATCTTTCTTATTTTCCATTTCAGCATCAATGCAGCTATCTTTTTGTTTACTAATCTACTAAATCAATAAGTAATTTGTTATCTGTAATGTAACTGAAGTTGATCAATTAGTTTAACATGATGTGTTGAGAGATTAAAATGGTGGCTCACCTAAAAGGACAACTTAGGATTTGAAACAATgtacatgttttatttttcaaactaaaatgttttaaaatttgaaatacaaGTGGACCAATGTACATACTATGAAAGAATCTTACAAATGAATTGCAAAATTCAGTTCAGCCATAACCAGAATGCTTCAAATGGATGCACAAAAGCTCTAGAGTGAGAAGCATTGTGATGATTTCATCTTTTTTGGAAGTTGAATACTTTGATTCCAAAGGCAAAGATGAGTGCAAACAAAAGTGAGAAACCAGCCACCACAATTGCAACCACTCCAAGAAAATCATGTTCAAACCCAAAATAACTCTTCACAAATTCTTCAACCCTTTGGCCATTCTCAAGCTTCTGCATGTCATCTCCATATTGGGAtgccaccaatccatacaaggTCCATGCAACAGGGCAAATCCAATAGTACCATTTCCACCATATTGGTATTCTCTGCATTATAGTTTTGTTCCTAGAATGAGTTTCATGTTATGTAAAAAATGCTACATAAGTTGTAAAATTTTATCACAATGCATAAATtatatccatttttttttaaattgtcatcATCCAAGCAATGTAATGTGTATAAGATTGTTTACTTTATATACCTATCAACTATCTTGATAAACATCAGAGTTAGAGGAAAAGTTGTAACAAACCGATAAGGGAATGATGAAGCCTGAGAAAAGGCACCATACTGCATAGAATGAGGTGGACAATATACCAGCAATGTGTGGATTAGGAGTTATGGCCATGGTCATCATACCATAGAAAGTGTAGTATAAGAAACTGAAGTAGGTGTAATAGAGGTTCCAAAACACCTTTGATGCTGTCCATTCAAATCCCATCATGGCATATACTATCATACCATATATCAGAGCCTGAGCCAATATGTGAGGAAGCTCTATAATAACCTGCAATTGATCATATACAAGCCTTGAGTCCAACTACAAAGTTTCATGATGTGTACCACAAATTGTGTCAAGTCAGAAAGTATGATCTACTTTAGACTTAAAGTAATTTTACCTGGTACTTTAATTCAAAGTTAAGCATATAATTTACTTTCTATCATATTCTCAATAAAAACTTATCACATCAGTTATTATGAACTCATTTTGTGTATCGGAGTTAACTCCTTGCATATTTTTAATGTGTTCTTTGTAAACTTAACAcacttttaatttgtttcttatatGTGTGAtgcttttttaatttagtttctttATGTAAAGACCAAACTATAAGAATGTGTTACATGTATATGAACTAAATTAATGTTGAAAATCTGCGTGTGGGTCTAAGTTTCATGTTTAGTAGAGAcgataaaattaaacaacataCAAGAAAGAAGACTTAGAAACTTATTATCTTAAGATTTTGGGTTAGAGGTGGATTGAAGGTGGTATCAATTCTTTATGTGTGAGCTGTACTCACGTCTTATTGGTGTTGTGTCTCTCTGGTTATCCTCCTTCGAAAGATCCATAAGTAATATTAGAATCAATGGTTAATCTTTATAATACAACAATGTGAAGagacttataaatttattgtctaAAGGTTCTGAGTTGGAGGTAGTATCAATATCTTATGTGTAGGATGGACTCATGTATGAAGGTTTTAGATTTGAGGTGGTATCAATATCTTATGTATAGGTTAGGCTTATGTCTCAGTGGTATTATGTCACCCTGGTTATCCTTCCTCATCAATTAAGAATGTGTAAGCTATTGTGTTTAATTAAGACTCTTTATTATTTTGAGATAACTATTTGCCAACTGGTGTAGTAATAATACCTGTGAAATAGCATAAGGTAAAGCTGAATACATTCCTGCAGCTCTTTCTCTGTAGAAAACTGTTCTCTCAATTGCTACTATAGGCTGCACTGAGGCACCATTCACAACCCCAATGAAGGTAACGGCAGCATACATTGAACCCATTGCATCAAAAAGATCTTGCTCCTTTCTCCtgcaaatttttatttcaagaaatttttcttttgaaattcattttcactCTCTAGTTTTACATTTAGTAGGAATAGAAcgaatcaataaaatttaattagtttttgaaAGTACTACTATGCCTTTCTTGTCATCAATTTAAAAGGGGTCTACAAAGAACAAAAGTTAACTAGTTTTGGATATTATCTTTCTCAAACTCGATTCAAAATCTATAGTGAACACCCAAGTGAGATCTTTGAACCAATATTATATCAGAATTAAACTAATTAGTCATTGTGATGTGCTTTTCGTTTTCCAAATACCTTTTGAAGCCAACGTTCCAAAATATCACCCCAAACAATAAGCCCGAAGTTGTAGTAAATAGGAGTCTAACTGCAGTATATGATGTGTTCCGCCAATATGACAAATGTTGCTTCCATAGGCACGCTATGAGTTGTGCCATGAAACTCTGTGAATGCTGACTATGAAAGTATAGATCTCTTGAACCTTGACATGGTACACTAAGCTCCTGAATCAGTTGTTTGTTTCTCCTGATTAACAAATGGGAAGCATCAGAACCTATTCATGATCTTTCAGAACATTTTGCATTGACATCCTAAGCCGAGGAATATGTAACTTTTAAAAGGACAATTTGGTTGGAGAAaccgattttgtttttatttcctgTCTTCACAATCACTGAAAAATGTGTCATCTTATTGTAAGGAGACAGTGAAAACAACAACAGCATGTTTCTTGTACAAAACCTTAGAATCAAAGAAGGTAAAATAAGATGACATTTTGCAAtaatttgagagaaaaaaaaaaaaccccttATGTTTTCATCAGTATGGAACAATGGACTATGAAGCTTTGGCTCAAGAcatctaaagaaacaaaattattgcTTATTTCCACCCAAATATTTGTTGTTCATATACTTGTTATCAGTGATAGTGGTGCAACTAAGGAGTCTAACCTGTGTAGCTCTGAATTTTTGTACACATCTGTGAAGTCAATCTTAAGACTTGCTTCTTTTGCTGCTGATGTGACTTCCAACATCCAGGTTGCTGGATTATAACCATCTTTGATCTTAGGCACTCCTTGAACAGCCTATAGTAATCAATTTGTGAATATGTTAATGTTATTGAAGCAACTAGTATGTTCAATCTCATTTACACTAAAAGGTATACGACTCGTTCCTGAGTCTGTGTCCAATTTAAAAGACTTTTTTGTTGTCTCTGACATAATTTTGACACGACTCCAACACAATGTTAATAAGGATAATTGCATTGACTTTCTATAAGCTCATAAACTTATACTATAAGTATCTATTATGATTATAGAAATAAGAAACAAATCCTATATGATCACAGATATGCTAGATAATATGTCTTATTgagaatgtttttatttaatctcCTATGATATCTTTATaatgtgaaattttttaaagttttgtctttaaaagtttaattattgaaattattgacATGGACTCACCTCAAAGTACTGGATCAGATGGGAAGAGTTGCTGCCAATTGGACCAGAATATATCTGCTCCCCTCCCAATTTCAGAAGTAACAGCTACAAAGGTGGATagtaaaaaatacttaattctTATTTCATATATGTAACATGGTAAGAACCTTTGAAGAATAAAATCACACTTAGAATGCAATTGATCCAAACAGTAAGACTTCTTACCTCATCAAAGGCGTCAAATATATCAATACTTGGCTGGTGGATGGTGCAGACCACAGTTCGACCCGTGTCTACAGTGTTCCTCACAGTTCTCATCACAATTGCAGCTGCTCTAGCATCAAGGCCTGAGGTTGGCTCATCCATGAAAATTATTGATGGGTTGGCTACAAGTTCAACTGCAATTGTAAGCCTCTTGCGCTGTTCAGTTGACAATCCAGTCTGTCCTGGCAATCCAACAAGTGCTTCTCTTAATGAATTAAGTTCTACAAGTTCCATAACTTCCTCAATGAACATCTGCATAAGTGAAATAAGACCTtctgttgttattgttgaacaATATTATGATATTTGAATCAGTTTTAAATCATCAAACTCATGCctcttttgaaaagaaaattgtctTAAAGCTACCTTTCTAGTTTCTTTGTCAACTTCTGGAGATAAACGAAGCCATGCTGAGTATAGCAAGGACTCAAAAACTGTAACATTGGGTGAGTGGATATCAAGTTGTTCACAATATCCTGATATGCGAGCAAATGTTTCTTGCTTCTTTGGGTATCCAGATATTGTGATGCTTCCTTCGATGTATCCACTTGTTTTCCTTCCAGATAGAACATCAAGTAGAGTAGTCTTGCCAGCACCACTTACACCCATCAGAGCTGTTAGCACCCCTGGCCTAAAAGCACCATTAATACCTTTCAGAAGTTCAAGACGATTCTCACTGATTCCTTGACTTTTCATTTCCTATAAAAAGGTTCTGTTTTAGTCCTCATACAGCCTTGCCAGTACTGGTAAAGATACTATGTTCTATTACTATGCTTCTTAAGTTTTATCTGAAAAAGTTTTATCTTAAAAAGTTGAGTTCAATCCTTATACACCCTTATAGGAACTAAAACATAAGCTTTTTTATACATTTCTAAATGAGTGATACCTACAAGGACTAAATGAAAAGTTTAACCTCTTAGATGTAACTAATtatgtataaaaagaaaagtcaaTTGAAACATAAATTCAACAAAGGTACCTGTGGCATGTCTACAGAATATCTTATCTCATCAAAAGCGAGGAATAGAGGTTGAAAAGGAAGAACCATGCCTCTCCTTCCACTGTCACTGGCTATGTTCTTTTTACCAAATTCTCCAGAGGTTGGTGGACTTGCTTCTTTGTCCATCTTTGTATCTGTTTATAGTCATGTTATGTTATTTATGGCTTGAATTCCAAACTTCAAGTTACAAGCACAGAACAACTTATAGCTTAGAACTTAAGGACTCACCAGAAGAATTCTTTCTAGTTGGTAACTGAATGAACTCTTCAGCCATTGAAGCATTTCTCTCAAGCAACTTCTCTTGGGATAGCCCTGCTTGATCTTTTCTGAATGCTAAGCAACATATTCAATTATCAGAATGCATTTGTTATCAGAAAAGAAGTCCAACTAAAAATCACAGCTCAAAGATGGCACTTACGCCTGAGATATTGCAAAGCCAGGGTGAAGAGAAAGTTGAAGAGAAAAACATAACCAATCAAAGCTCCTATTCCAATCCAATACCAATACGCTTGTGGGAAAAATCCACGAGATTTCAGTATCAGTACTCCCAATGTTTCACTGGAATTAAGACTAACCTGAAAAATATCTCAGCCAATtatcttatataaatattactttCGTAAGCTCATTCTTATTCATAGGACTTCTTCACCATTAAAAATAAAGGGTATTCATTACCTTTCTCCAACTATTCCCAAGAAACTCATTCACAGCTATAGCATTCTGTCCATACATCATTGGTGAGGACCAGTAACCCCACAGAAACCATTTGTGCACATCCTCTGATTCAAAAGATAAAAGTTTTATGATAAGAAACGTTAGTTAGATTAGCCAACTTTTAGGTTGCACTGCCACTTTCTCACCTCTGGAAATCACAAATCCTCCCAAAACTGTAACTGCAAGCAGTGCAAATGTGCCAGCAGTGTTTGCCACCACAATATCTCTTCCTAGTGCAGCCATCAACCGAAACAGTGCTGATGCCATCTGGTTAATGCAAAATACTACCAAGTACTGTTTTAGAAGCCTGCAATAAGATTTCTCATTACATTCCAAAAGTGAGTGAGTAATAGGATAGTAGAAGGGTGAGGACAAATGGTTTAGGCCTTAATTGTTCATTGTTTTCAAAAgcaattttctattttctaaaatttatttgtcCCTCGAGCACATGAAAATGTGTCTTCTAAGGACACATCTGTTTTCTAGAAGATTGTTTCTTGAGTACTTGAACAAAACTTTTGGAGAGAACAAAAAAACGGAtgagaaaatatcttccaactATTCCTTTTTTGGTTTCCAAAACGCTTGTTTTAGGAAAAAATTTCAAGACTTGATTTGCTAAATAATTTCCAATCGTCttctttttcaaacaaaaatttaataagagAATCAGGCAAGTCCTTAGTTTCTTCTTGCCTGAGAATATTTGGATCATAGCCAATGGCATAATAAGAGATACATTCCCAGATGGAAACCTCTACAAGGGTTAATGGTATTTTGAGGATCCATGGTGGAAGAGAATAAGCCCATGAAGGATAAAGGAGGTGGTCTCTTTGCTTGTAAAAGACAGGAAGTTTCATGATTGTCATATTCAGTTCTGATATTCCATTGAACATTGCAACAGTGACTGTGAAGAACAGAGCACCCATGTAAGCTTCTGCATCTTCCTTGGTATAGTGACTCATCTTGGTTCGGAGAAATAATGTTGTTGTCAAGATAGCTAAATAAGTAAGCTGAAAAGCCAGAACAAGGCATGCTTAAGGGCacataaaacacaaataaaaaagaagaaaagaacacTGTATTTAACCTTTTATTCATGAACAAATAAATTGAACAACATTTTTGGACTCCAAATATAGCTTGAAATCAGATTATGTAAATAATATCAGTGATTGAATATTACTCACTTGTGTGGCTTTGAATATGTAGACAAAGGAATTTCTCTTCATAAGCAAAAATTCTCTGCTAGCACAAGCCCTCAACAGCTCTTTCTTGTTAACACCATACTTCTTTGTGCTCAATGCATTTGGATGGCACTTAGACTTATCAAAAGGATTTTCCATTTCATCTCCAAGTTGCTTACCTATGTGAAATGACTGGAAGGCTTCAGCAAAATCCTTGACAGTGACAAAGCTATACGGTTCATCTTTATGTGCCCAATATTGCCATTGATCTTTCCTTGATGTCACCTATTGCACATGAAGAGAACAAAATTTACCCTATCTATATGAAAGCAAAggaaatttttgaaaagattGAGTGAATCACACTCATACTTCTTGTAAGAAGTCAGCAACTCCTTTTCTTTCAGGACACTTGAAACCCATTGATTCAAAAAACTCGAGTACATTTTCTCTTGGTCCTTGGTACACAATTTGCCCATCTGTTAATAGTATTATATCATCAAATAGTTCATAAGTTTCTGGTGCTGGCTGTAATAAGCTCACAAGTGCAGTTCCATTCAAAATATGGATGGATTGCCGGATAGAGTTGACAATCTGAAAAGTTGTGGAACTGTCCAAACCAGTTGATATCTCATCCATGAACAACACCCTTATAGGTCCAACCATCATTTCCCCTAAGCATTATTCATCAAGCAATTTTATTCAAtcaacatcatttcataagtttCATTTTGTCATTATTTTTCTTGCCAAATAGAGTCTACCTGTTGTGAGTCTCTTTTTCTGCCCTCCTGAGATTCCCCTTATCATTTCATCTCCTACCATAATGTCAGCACACACTTCAAGTCCCAAAATCTGCAATATTCCATAAGAGAATATGTGAACCTTTTCTTGTTTCACTATTCTTTTATATCAGATGAGTCTGTACTTTTACCTTAAGAATGTAGTCAATGACCACACTGTTCTGCTGCCCTTCTAGTGCTGCTGCCTGCAATGAACAACAAGCAATGAAACAATGAAGCTTCTTCAAAATTCAGGGTGCTCTccatttcaaacataaatgttCAAGGCTTTCTTTTCTATCTTATTTCTCACCTTCATATATGCATCAACATCAGGATCTGGTTCAATGTTTGCTTCCTTCTCTCTTCTAAGCAGATCAGTCAACATCTCTGTAAAGTAGTAAGTTTCAAAATTCTGATTAAGAACACTATATTTTTTGGATatatttgaaaggtttatgcATTCTTTTGTTCACAATTACCATAATTCTTTCCAATCCCTTGACATCTTGCTGAGAAAGCCAGTGTTTCTCTCACAGTCATTTCTCCAATGTGATTATCATGTTGACTTATGTAAGCTGATGTCCTTTGTGGCACAAACTCCTCAAGACCATGTCCATTGTATGTTACTCTCCCAGAATGCTGAGGTTTCATCtcaaatgatattaattaatataattcagGAATTACTCAACTAAAACTAAGGTTACTTACTATATAATTAGAGAGATATAACAGTTCTTCTATCAAAAGTTTTAGTACTAAAATTGGTTTCCTTACTTTCAAATATTTACCAAGTCTTCCAGCCAATGCCAACAGCAATGTAGTTTTTCCAGATCCTGGTGGTCCTAAAAGCAATGCCATTCTGCAAAAAGCTCATCATCAGAACCAGAAAATATCTAGCTGTTCATTTACATGACTTTTTTTTAGCAAGGTAAAAAAATtgcacaaaaacaaacaaaggAGATTTTTTTGAATTCACCTTTTAGGCTTTATGATTCCACTAACATTCTGAAGGATGTGTAACGGTTTCTTTGGACTTTTAATTATGTGAAGAGAATTTAAGAACCcctgaagaaaagaaagaccgaaaaaataaatagataaaaaccattatatgaataaaagaaCCATGTGTGAGATTTGAATTACCTCAAGCACATTCACAAAGAAGTTGAGTACTGTAGGCAATGCTCTGCTTCCAACATAAACTTGTGCTTCAACATTTATATGCTCAAATCGAACTTCAATTGTTGGAATTTCAAGCCCAACTCTGTGAGTTTAGTTTAACATTGCAAATATATCTCAATCAAATCTTCCTATTCATTACTTTAGGATTTGGATGCTTCACAAAGAAGTATGCTTCAGCTCCCAAGTTACACACAAAAACAATTTAGTTATTCTTTTGAGGTAACTTTCTCTAGagtttgagaatttttttttttttttattttagcttatgtttcaattttaatacaaaattatcaCCTAGTttccaaaaatttacataagaaactatgaaaatggaaaaataagcctgcttttcttattgttttctataaaaaaatgtgataacagaaagacatatatatatattgaacttGAGAGTATAAATTAGAGTCATCTGATAGTGTGGCCGATAGGTGGTGAAACAAAgttaacaaacaataaatttcacCATTATGGACTCTGATCCATTGCTATGATACCTTAAGAAGTGAATTCTAAACTTAACTCAACCATACAATATTACTTTGTAAGGTGAAGTTTACGtttacttatatattgtaaattggtTTTTATTTCTAGTTGATGACACACAGGGGGAAATATACGTGTAAAATGAATCTAAGTCGAAGTTTATTTCCTTAGTTAAAATGagttaattcattttattttcttttcatgaacaacttt
This window of the Vigna angularis cultivar LongXiaoDou No.4 chromosome 7, ASM1680809v1, whole genome shotgun sequence genome carries:
- the LOC108319271 gene encoding pleiotropic drug resistance protein 1; this translates as MEGSETERVEGQRVRGFDMWRNHCMGVFSTSQREEDEETLKCVAIERLLARACTKRSVVNQVGGKAEEFDTKQLELSERKSLLDRLVKISEEDNERFLLKLRERMDRVGLEIPTIEVRFEHINVEAQVYVGSRALPTVLNFFVNVLEGFLNSLHIIKSPKKPLHILQNVSGIIKPKRMALLLGPPGSGKTTLLLALAGRLGKYLKHSGRVTYNGHGLEEFVPQRTSAYISQHDNHIGEMTVRETLAFSARCQGIGKNYEMLTDLLRREKEANIEPDPDVDAYMKAAALEGQQNSVVIDYILKILGLEVCADIMVGDEMIRGISGGQKKRLTTGEMMVGPIRVLFMDEISTGLDSSTTFQIVNSIRQSIHILNGTALVSLLQPAPETYELFDDIILLTDGQIVYQGPRENVLEFFESMGFKCPERKGVADFLQEVTSRKDQWQYWAHKDEPYSFVTVKDFAEAFQSFHIGKQLGDEMENPFDKSKCHPNALSTKKYGVNKKELLRACASREFLLMKRNSFVYIFKATQLTYLAILTTTLFLRTKMSHYTKEDAEAYMGALFFTVTVAMFNGISELNMTIMKLPVFYKQRDHLLYPSWAYSLPPWILKIPLTLVEVSIWECISYYAIGYDPNILRLLKQYLVVFCINQMASALFRLMAALGRDIVVANTAGTFALLAVTVLGGFVISREDVHKWFLWGYWSSPMMYGQNAIAVNEFLGNSWRKVSLNSSETLGVLILKSRGFFPQAYWYWIGIGALIGYVFLFNFLFTLALQYLRPFRKDQAGLSQEKLLERNASMAEEFIQLPTRKNSSDTKMDKEASPPTSGEFGKKNIASDSGRRGMVLPFQPLFLAFDEIRYSVDMPQEMKSQGISENRLELLKGINGAFRPGVLTALMGVSGAGKTTLLDVLSGRKTSGYIEGSITISGYPKKQETFARISGYCEQLDIHSPNVTVFESLLYSAWLRLSPEVDKETRKMFIEEVMELVELNSLREALVGLPGQTGLSTEQRKRLTIAVELVANPSIIFMDEPTSGLDARAAAIVMRTVRNTVDTGRTVVCTIHQPSIDIFDAFDELLLLKLGGEQIYSGPIGSNSSHLIQYFEAVQGVPKIKDGYNPATWMLEVTSAAKEASLKIDFTDVYKNSELHRRNKQLIQELSVPCQGSRDLYFHSQHSQSFMAQLIACLWKQHLSYWRNTSYTAVRLLFTTTSGLLFGVIFWNVGFKRRKEQDLFDAMGSMYAAVTFIGVVNGASVQPIVAIERTVFYRERAAGMYSALPYAISQVIIELPHILAQALIYGMIVYAMMGFEWTASKVFWNLYYTYFSFLYYTFYGMMTMAITPNPHIAGILSTSFYAVWCLFSGFIIPLSRIPIWWKWYYWICPVAWTLYGLVASQYGDDMQKLENGQRVEEFVKSYFGFEHDFLGVVAIVVAGFSLLFALIFAFGIKVFNFQKR